ATCTGCGGACCTCGTGGACGACCCGCCCCAGGTCCTCGGGGTGGATCAGCGCGGACAGCTCGGAGCCGACCAGTTCGTCGGCGTCCCGCCCGTAGACACCGGCGGCGGCCGGGCTGACGTAGCGCAGCACACCCGAGGGGGCAGCGATCATGATGACGTCGCTGGAGCCCTGCACCAGGGAGCGGAAGTGGTTCTCCTTCTGGGCCAGCTCCTGGGCGAGGGTGATGTTGTCGAGCAGCATGATGCCCTGGCGGACGACCAGCGCGAGGACGACCGTGCAGCCCGTGAAGAGCACCACCCGGTCGATCTGCCGCCCGTCCAGGACGTTGGTGAGGATGCCGAGGGTGCACACCGCGGCGGCGAGGTACGGGGTGAGCGCGGCGAGCGAGCCGGTGATCGGGCGGCTGCCGTGCGGCTCCGGGCGGGCGACCGGCGGTGCGAGCTCCTCCGGGTCCTCCTCGCCGGCCCGCCGGGCGACCCAGGGGGCGTACGCGAGCAGCATCGAGCCGGCGAACCAGCCGGCGTCCAGGATCTGGCCGGAACGGTAGTGCTCACGCAGCAGCGGCGAACTGAACAGGGCGTCGCACAGCACCGTCAACGCCAGCGCCGCGACCGCGGTGTTGATCGCAGAGCGGTGCACCGAGGAGCGCCGGAAGTGCAGCACGAGCACCATGCTCACCAGCACGATGTCCAGCAGCGGATACGCCAGCGACAGCGCGCACTGGGCCACGCTGCGGCCCTGGAAGTGGGCGGTGTGGGCGAGCGCGAGGCTCCACGAGAGGGTGAGCAGCGACCCGGCGATCAGCCAGGAGTCCAGGCCCAGGCAGACCCAACCGGCCCGGGACACCGGCCGCTTGGCGAGCACCAGCAGGCCGACGATGGCCGGCGGCGCGAACAGCAGGAAGCAGAAGTCCGCGGGCGAGGGGCTGGGGACGGGTGTCCCCTTGACGACCTCGTACCAGCCCCATACGCCGTTGCCGATGCCGGCCATCCCCGAGGAGACGGCGAACAGCAGCCAGGCCGGGCGGAACCGGCTGCGGCGCCGGCGCGCGTACAGACCGCAGGAGACGGCCGCCACCAGCGCGGCGAAGCTGAGCCCGAAGTCCCCCATGAACAGGGCGACTTCGCGGGACCCCCAGCCGAGGGCGGCACCGAGCGCGTAACCGCCGCAGAGCACGGCCAGGGCGACCTGCGGCACCGCGCTGGGCGGACTGCCGGCCGGCGTCGGGGGCCGGGAGAGCATCGCGCCGGGGGCGCTCACCGCGCTCTCCCGCTGTCCCGTACCGGCTGCCACCGCGAGCGGTGCGCCTGGGGTCGTCGACGCGCCCCCGCGAATGCTCGTGGATAGCGCCTCTCACGGATCGTCCATCGGCCGTCCATCGCCCGTCGCCCCCCTCGCGTTCCGGATCTTTCGCACTGCGCCGCTTTCGTCCGGCGCTGTCCCCGCTCGGGACGATACACCAGTTCCGTCACTCAGCGACATAGCACTTCTACGGAGCGTGACCGGCGCAGCTTTTTGAATACCCCCTGCAGTCGTACGGCCTCGTAGTGCTACGCGCAACCCGTTTCAGTCGGCGGTGGCGATCACGTTCCGGAGGGGTTCACGGGCCGCGAACAGCGTCAGCTGGTCCCGCAGCAGCCGCTTCGCACGGGGCAGAAAAGCAGAGCTGGGGCCACCGACGTGTGGAGTGATGAGCACGCCGGGAGCGTGCCACAGCGGATGCCCGGCGGGCAGGGGTTCCGGTTCCGTGACGTCGAGCGCCGCGCGCAGCCGCCCCGACTCCAGTTCGGCGAGCAGCGCCTCGGTGTCGACGATCCCGCCGCGCGCGATGTTCACCAGCAGTGCGCCGTCCTTCATCCGCGCCAGAAAATCGCTTCCGACCAGGCCACGGGTCTCTTCGGTGAGCGGCGCGGCCAGCACCACGACGTCCGCTGCGGGCAGGAGGGCGGACAGATCGGAGAGTGGGTGCACAGGACCGCGCACTGTGTCACGCGCGGTGCGAGCGACGCGCACCACCCGCGCACACTCGAAAGGCGTGAGCCGGTCTTCGATGGCACTGCCGATCGAACCATAGCCCACAATAAGGACCGACTTGTCGGCAAGGGCCGGCCGGAAGCCCGTCCGCCACTCCCCCGCGTCCTGGCTCCGTACAAAACCGGGGATGTCGCGCAGCGCCGCCAGGATCAGGGTGAGCGCGAGCTCGGCGGTGCTGGCGTCGTGCAGCCCGCGGGCGTTGCACAGTTGGGCACCGGACGGCAGCCGGTCGAGTCCGGGCAGCATGTGCTCGATACCGGCGGTGAGGGTCTGCACCACCCGCACCCGGCTCATCCGGGACAGCGGGCGCAGGCTGACTTCGGCGCCCTTCATGTAGGGGACGGCGTAGAAGACGCACCGGGCCGGGTCGGCCGGGTAGTCGGGGCCGGCGTCCCAGTGCACGTAGTGGAGACCCTCGGGGAGGCCCTCGATCTCACCGGGGGGAATCGGGAGCCATACGTCGTTCGCATCGGTGCACTGGTCTGCGGTTGCCATGGCTCGAGGCTATGCGAAGAGATGTTCTGCTCAGACGTTAGTTTGGTCTGGCCCTTGACCGGG
The sequence above is a segment of the Streptomyces lydicus genome. Coding sequences within it:
- a CDS encoding 2-hydroxyacid dehydrogenase: MATADQCTDANDVWLPIPPGEIEGLPEGLHYVHWDAGPDYPADPARCVFYAVPYMKGAEVSLRPLSRMSRVRVVQTLTAGIEHMLPGLDRLPSGAQLCNARGLHDASTAELALTLILAALRDIPGFVRSQDAGEWRTGFRPALADKSVLIVGYGSIGSAIEDRLTPFECARVVRVARTARDTVRGPVHPLSDLSALLPAADVVVLAAPLTEETRGLVGSDFLARMKDGALLVNIARGGIVDTEALLAELESGRLRAALDVTEPEPLPAGHPLWHAPGVLITPHVGGPSSAFLPRAKRLLRDQLTLFAAREPLRNVIATAD